From one Microbacterium sp. 10M-3C3 genomic stretch:
- a CDS encoding squalene/phytoene synthase family protein, whose product MSASYTGLELYDRTAADAAAAVISRYSTSFGLATRLLGPRPRPHVRNVYALVRVADEIVDGPASDAGLSPEQEREVLDALEAETLRAIERGFSSNLVVHAFARTARECGIGAALVTPFFASMRTDIDTSSHDAGSHDAYVFGSAEVVGLMCLQVFVNAGRPSPRPAPDDLVEGARRLGAAFQDVNFLRDLDDDAGRLGRDYLGGADDDARRVTVLDRIDADLAAAAAVVPRLPRDCRRAVTTAHDLFAELSHRLRRTPARAGRVRVPDAVKVALAARAVVTSRPRSIR is encoded by the coding sequence GTGAGCGCGTCGTACACCGGCCTCGAACTGTACGATCGCACCGCGGCGGATGCGGCGGCCGCCGTCATTTCGCGCTACTCGACATCGTTCGGGCTCGCGACGCGGCTCCTCGGCCCCCGCCCGCGTCCGCACGTGCGCAACGTGTATGCGCTCGTCCGGGTGGCCGACGAGATCGTGGACGGGCCGGCCTCCGACGCAGGTCTGTCCCCCGAGCAGGAGCGCGAAGTGCTCGACGCCCTCGAGGCCGAGACGCTCCGGGCGATCGAGCGCGGTTTCAGCTCCAACCTCGTCGTCCACGCGTTCGCGCGCACGGCCCGCGAGTGCGGCATCGGCGCCGCCCTCGTGACCCCGTTCTTCGCGTCGATGCGCACCGACATCGACACGTCCTCGCACGACGCGGGGTCGCACGACGCGTACGTCTTCGGTTCAGCGGAAGTGGTGGGGCTCATGTGCCTGCAGGTCTTCGTCAACGCCGGTCGGCCCTCGCCGCGCCCCGCGCCCGACGACCTCGTCGAGGGCGCGCGGCGCCTCGGCGCGGCGTTCCAGGATGTGAACTTCCTCCGCGATCTCGACGACGACGCCGGTCGCCTCGGCCGGGACTACCTCGGCGGCGCCGACGACGACGCGCGCCGCGTCACGGTGCTCGATCGCATCGACGCAGACCTCGCCGCCGCTGCGGCGGTCGTGCCCCGGCTCCCCCGCGACTGCCGGCGCGCCGTCACGACCGCGCACGACCTGTTCGCCGAGCTCTCGCACCGCCTGCGGCGCACGCCCGCCCGCGCCGGGCGGGTGCGCGTGCCCGACGCCGTCAAGGTGGCCCTCGCGGCCCGCGCCGTCGTCACGTCGCGTCCCCGGAGCATCCGATGA